In the genome of Variovorax sp. PAMC26660, the window AGGCACCCGGCCGGATTCGGGTTTTTCCGAGTCCGGATTGTTGCATAAGTTGTATACAGTTTGGCGTACACAACGAGGTGTGCGTCAGGGCAGTCCCGTGTCGCGCCGCCTCTCCCCTCGCAGCAGCAGGAGACAACGATGACGGCCGACAACACACTTTCCAGAGTTCACCCCGTGGACGAGCGTTTGCCCTCAGGCAAGCTCGCTGCCCTCGGCCTGCAGCACGTGCTGGTGATGTACGCGGGCGCCGTCGCGGTGCCGCTGATCGTCGGCCGCGCGCTCAAGCTTTCGCCTGACGAAGTCGCCCTGCTGATATCGGCCGACCTGTTCTGCTGCGGCATTGCCACGCTGATCCAGGCACTGGGCGCCACGCAGTGGTTCGGCATCAAGCTGCCGGTGATGATGGGCGTGACCTTCGCATCGGTAGCGCCGATGGTCGCCATGGCCAACGCCAACCCGGGACAGAACGGCGCACAACTGCTGTTCGGCGCCATCATCGGCGCGGGCGTGGTGTCGATACTGATCGCGCCGCTCGTGAGCCGCATGCTGCGCTTCTTTCCGCCGGTGGTCACCGGCACCATCATCGCGGTCATCGGCATCAGCCTGATGCGCGTGGGCATCAACTGGATCTTCGGCAACCCGGTGGGCCCGACGGCACCCGCGCTGGTCGACCCGGTGTATGCGAAATGGCTGGCCGAGGTCACCTCGCCAGGCAGTTCGATTCCCGCCGTGCCCAAGGGCTTCGCGATCATGCCCACGGTGCCCAACCCCAAGTACGCCGACCTGTCGGGCTTCGGCGTGGCCGCACTGGTGCTGGTGTCGATCCTGCTGATCGTGAAGTACGCCAAGGGCTTCGTCGCCAACATCTCGGTGCTGCTGGGCATCGTGATCGGCGCGGTGGTGGCCTCG includes:
- a CDS encoding nucleobase:cation symporter-2 family protein, with protein sequence MTADNTLSRVHPVDERLPSGKLAALGLQHVLVMYAGAVAVPLIVGRALKLSPDEVALLISADLFCCGIATLIQALGATQWFGIKLPVMMGVTFASVAPMVAMANANPGQNGAQLLFGAIIGAGVVSILIAPLVSRMLRFFPPVVTGTIIAVIGISLMRVGINWIFGNPVGPTAPALVDPVYAKWLAEVTSPGSSIPAVPKGFAIMPTVPNPKYADLSGFGVAALVLVSILLIVKYAKGFVANISVLLGIVIGAVVASVTGLMTYEKVGKAAWVDIVLPFHFGMPQFDPILILTMTLIMIVVMIESTGMFLALGEMTGRKIDQKDLAKGLRTDGLGTLIGGIFNTFPYTSFSQNVGLVAVTGIKSRYVCVAGGVILIVLGLLPKMAALVESLPTVVLGGAGLVMFGMVAATGIRILSGVDFKTNRHNAMIVAVSIGIGMIPLIAPNFKQWMPHAIHSLIESGILLASIAAVLLNLFLNGAKHDEQAVIAAAKQAEAH